From the Paludisphaera mucosa genome, one window contains:
- a CDS encoding Gfo/Idh/MocA family protein: protein MLVRTGGSRREFLRVGASGAVVAALGEAPATAVGAAFRAKNDRPRLALIGAGGQGSGDARSAARFGDFVAVADVDKSHAEKAKDSDRIGKGKAEAYGDYRKVLERNDVDAVIIGTPDHWHTKICIDAMNAGKDVYCEKPLTLTIDEGKKLREAVEKTKKVLQVGTQQRSDHNKVFLLAVALVRSGRIGKIKKVTAAIGGGPVGGPFSKETPPPELNWDMWLGQAPKVDYIANRCHSEFRWWYEYSGGKLTDWGAHHVDVAHWGLGKDQTGPTTIEVERAVLPVAYKDGFATVDDRFNTVNSFVVKATFADGTPIEIRDDTENGVTFQGAGGRIFVTRDRIDLDGGAVAALYKNPLPEPLLRELRHGKPMDDHFENFFACCNDRGKPASDVWSHHRALTTCHLANIAIRLGNRKLTWDPEKEVIVGDDQANGFLSRPQRAGFEIVV, encoded by the coding sequence ATGTTGGTGCGAACCGGCGGGAGTCGGCGGGAGTTCTTGCGGGTGGGTGCGTCGGGGGCGGTCGTCGCCGCCCTGGGCGAGGCCCCGGCGACGGCCGTGGGCGCGGCGTTCCGGGCGAAGAACGACCGGCCCCGCCTCGCGCTCATCGGCGCCGGCGGCCAGGGCTCGGGCGACGCCCGCAGCGCCGCCCGTTTCGGCGACTTCGTCGCCGTGGCCGACGTCGACAAGTCCCACGCCGAGAAGGCGAAGGACAGCGACCGGATCGGCAAGGGCAAGGCCGAGGCCTACGGCGACTACCGCAAGGTCCTCGAGCGCAACGACGTCGACGCCGTGATCATCGGCACGCCCGACCACTGGCACACCAAGATCTGCATCGACGCCATGAACGCCGGCAAGGACGTCTACTGCGAGAAGCCCCTGACCCTCACCATCGACGAGGGCAAGAAGCTCCGCGAGGCCGTCGAGAAGACCAAGAAGGTCCTGCAAGTCGGCACCCAGCAGCGCAGCGACCACAACAAGGTCTTCCTGCTGGCCGTGGCCCTGGTCCGCTCGGGCCGGATCGGCAAGATCAAGAAGGTGACCGCGGCCATCGGCGGCGGGCCCGTCGGCGGGCCCTTCTCGAAGGAGACCCCGCCTCCCGAGCTGAACTGGGACATGTGGCTGGGCCAGGCGCCCAAGGTCGACTACATCGCCAACCGCTGCCACTCCGAGTTCCGCTGGTGGTACGAGTACTCGGGCGGCAAGCTCACCGACTGGGGCGCGCACCACGTCGACGTCGCCCACTGGGGCCTCGGCAAGGACCAGACCGGGCCGACGACCATCGAGGTCGAACGCGCCGTGCTGCCGGTCGCCTACAAGGACGGCTTCGCCACCGTCGACGACCGTTTCAACACCGTCAACAGCTTCGTGGTCAAGGCCACGTTCGCCGACGGCACGCCGATCGAGATCCGCGACGACACCGAGAACGGCGTCACGTTCCAGGGTGCCGGGGGGCGGATCTTCGTCACCCGCGACCGCATCGACCTGGACGGCGGCGCGGTCGCCGCCCTGTACAAGAACCCGCTCCCCGAGCCGCTGCTCCGCGAACTGCGCCACGGCAAGCCGATGGACGACCACTTCGAGAATTTCTTCGCCTGCTGCAACGACCGCGGCAAGCCGGCCTCCGACGTCTGGAGCCACCACCGGGCCCTGACCACCTGCCACCTGGCGAACATCGCCATCCGCCTCGGCAACCGCAAGCTGACCTGGGATCCCGAGAAGGAAGTCATCGTCGGCGACGACCAGGCCAACGGCTTCCTCTCGCGCCCCCAGCGCGCGGGCTTCGAGATCGTCGTCTGA
- the pyk gene encoding pyruvate kinase has protein sequence MSGNQVEPLGKVRTKIVATLGPASRDPAMLRRLVEAGVDVFRLNFSHGTHDEHSATFRDIQDVSREMGRQVAVLQDLCGPKIRLGTIAGDVVACDLDSEFVLTTHPTSADDPHQLTCTYKELADDLEVGQAVLFADGTVGMTVQEKKPGWARMKVTLPGRIRSNQGINVPGAALSVSALTPKDLADLEWTAKHEVSYVGLSFVRHAADVTRLRAELEARGSRARIIAKIEKPQAVANLDSIVAEADGVMVARGDLGVEIDVAKVPAVQKKIIETCHKARVPVITATQMLNSMESSSRPTRAEASDVFNAVLDGSDAVMLSGETAIGSYPVEAVSIMSQIAHEAEGLLFSRIESGVGSWPMTAETCANCPCGPTGAVSRAGQVLPITEAVVEAASHVAAKLRAALMVVATHSGRTALALSKQRTATPTLALTDDEEVARSMALYWGVTPLHIPELFDTGQVLAFADEWCRRHDLIDTGDRLVVVRGVIPDNPSHNAILVHEVE, from the coding sequence ATGTCGGGAAATCAGGTCGAGCCGCTCGGCAAGGTCAGGACCAAGATCGTCGCGACCCTGGGGCCGGCCTCGCGCGACCCCGCGATGCTGCGCCGCCTCGTCGAGGCCGGCGTCGACGTCTTCCGGCTCAACTTCTCGCACGGCACGCACGACGAGCACTCGGCGACGTTCCGGGACATCCAGGACGTCAGCCGCGAGATGGGCCGGCAGGTCGCCGTCCTGCAGGACCTCTGCGGGCCGAAGATCCGGCTGGGGACCATCGCCGGAGACGTCGTTGCCTGCGACCTGGACTCCGAGTTCGTGCTGACGACGCACCCGACCTCCGCGGACGACCCCCACCAGCTCACATGCACGTACAAAGAGCTGGCCGACGACCTGGAGGTCGGCCAGGCGGTCCTCTTCGCCGACGGCACGGTCGGCATGACCGTCCAGGAGAAGAAGCCGGGCTGGGCCCGCATGAAGGTCACGCTGCCGGGCCGGATCCGGTCGAACCAGGGGATCAACGTCCCCGGCGCGGCTCTGAGCGTCTCGGCCCTGACGCCCAAGGACCTGGCCGACCTGGAATGGACGGCCAAGCACGAGGTCTCGTACGTCGGCCTGTCGTTCGTCCGCCACGCCGCCGACGTCACCCGCCTCCGCGCCGAGCTGGAGGCGCGGGGCAGCCGCGCCCGGATCATCGCCAAGATCGAGAAGCCCCAGGCGGTCGCCAACCTGGACTCGATCGTGGCCGAGGCCGACGGCGTCATGGTGGCCCGCGGCGACCTGGGGGTCGAGATCGACGTCGCCAAGGTGCCGGCCGTCCAGAAGAAGATCATCGAGACCTGCCACAAGGCCCGCGTCCCCGTCATCACGGCCACCCAGATGCTCAACAGCATGGAGTCGTCCAGCCGCCCGACGCGGGCCGAGGCGTCGGACGTCTTCAACGCCGTCCTCGACGGCTCCGACGCCGTCATGCTGTCGGGCGAGACGGCGATCGGGTCGTACCCGGTCGAGGCCGTCTCGATCATGAGCCAGATCGCCCACGAGGCCGAGGGCCTGCTCTTCTCGCGGATCGAGTCGGGCGTCGGCAGCTGGCCGATGACGGCCGAGACCTGCGCCAACTGCCCTTGCGGGCCGACGGGCGCGGTCTCCCGCGCCGGCCAGGTCCTGCCGATCACCGAGGCGGTCGTCGAGGCGGCCAGCCACGTCGCCGCCAAGCTCCGGGCCGCCCTGATGGTGGTCGCCACCCACTCGGGCCGGACGGCCCTGGCCCTTTCGAAGCAGCGCACCGCCACGCCGACCCTGGCCCTGACCGACGACGAGGAAGTCGCCCGGTCCATGGCCCTGTATTGGGGCGTCACGCCGCTGCACATCCCGGAGCTCTTCGACACCGGCCAGGTCCTCGCCTTCGCCGACGAGTGGTGCCGCCGCCACGACCTGATCGACACCGGCGACCGCCTCGTGGTCGTCCGCGGCGTGATCCCCGACAACCCCAGCCACAACGCGATCCTCGTCCACGAGGTGGAGTGA
- a CDS encoding SRPBCC family protein: MASASASLELPVPPEEVWRLIGGFGTLHDWHPVISGSEVSEGGRVRRLTTSGGDVIVERLEAFDEAGRSYSYSFIESPFPVSKYRATLRVREADDGRGSRVDWSGEFLPDGVTDEEAVELFQGIYNGGLKAIADIFTPKGS; encoded by the coding sequence GTGGCCAGCGCATCCGCCTCTCTCGAACTGCCGGTCCCCCCCGAAGAGGTTTGGAGATTGATCGGCGGGTTCGGCACGCTGCACGATTGGCACCCGGTCATCTCCGGCAGCGAGGTGAGCGAGGGCGGCCGCGTCCGCCGCCTCACCACTTCCGGCGGCGACGTGATCGTCGAACGGCTGGAGGCGTTCGACGAGGCCGGGCGCAGCTACAGCTACTCCTTCATCGAGTCGCCCTTCCCGGTCTCGAAGTACCGGGCCACCCTGCGCGTCCGCGAGGCGGACGACGGCCGGGGCTCGCGTGTCGACTGGTCCGGCGAATTCCTCCCCGACGGCGTGACCGACGAGGAGGCCGTCGAATTGTTTCAGGGAATCTACAACGGCGGCCTGAAGGCGATTGCGGATATCTTCACGCCAAAGGGGAGCTAG
- a CDS encoding IS5 family transposase (programmed frameshift): MRRHELTEAQFEAISRLLPQGGGRGRRWRDHLKVLNGLLWRLRTGCPWRDVPERYGPWSTIYGRFRRWSRDGTFDRILKALQMRMDEEGRVDWDLFCIDGTSIRASRAAAGGGKKGARTSPDHALGRSRGGFGTKVHLVVDGRGLPLAAEVTAGQRHESTQFERVMDAVRVPRRVGRPRSRPANVAGDKGYSYDRIRVWLRRRGIGAVIPQRSDQKANHRGRPLKFDPDSYRRRNVVERCVSWIKECRAVATRFEKLARHYLGMVKTAMIERYLRLLYL; this comes from the exons ATGAGACGGCACGAGTTGACGGAGGCCCAGTTCGAGGCGATCAGCCGGCTTCTGCCCCAGGGCGGCGGCCGCGGCCGCAGGTGGCGCGACCACCTGAAGGTGCTCAACGGCCTGCTCTGGCGGCTGCGCACCGGCTGCCCCTGGCGGGACGTACCGGAGCGCTACGGCCCCTGGTCGACGATCTACGGCCGATTCCGCCGCTGGAGCCGCGACGGCACGTTCGATCGCATCCTCAAGGCGTTGCAGATGCGGATGGACGAGGAGGGGCGGGTCGACTGGGACCTCTTCTGCATCGACGGGACCTCGATCCGAGCCTCCCGGGCGGCCGCCGGCGGCGGAAAAAAGGGGGCGCGGACGAGCCCG GACCATGCGTTGGGCCGCTCGCGCGGCGGATTCGGGACCAAGGTCCACCTGGTCGTGGACGGTCGCGGACTTCCCCTCGCGGCCGAGGTGACCGCCGGTCAACGCCACGAGTCGACGCAGTTCGAGAGGGTGATGGACGCGGTCCGCGTGCCTCGGCGGGTCGGTCGTCCCCGCAGCCGGCCCGCGAACGTGGCCGGCGACAAGGGGTACAGCTACGACCGCATCCGCGTCTGGCTGCGCCGCCGCGGGATCGGGGCCGTCATCCCCCAGCGTTCGGATCAGAAGGCCAACCACCGTGGCCGGCCCTTGAAGTTCGACCCCGACAGCTACCGCCGCCGCAACGTGGTCGAGCGGTGCGTGAGCTGGATAAAGGAATGCCGGGCCGTGGCCACGCGCTTCGAGAAGCTGGCCCGCCACTACCTCGGAATGGTCAAAACCGCCATGATCGAAAGGTACTTGCGCCTACTCTATTTGTGA
- a CDS encoding GAF domain-containing sensor histidine kinase, which translates to MRPISPTLSDEPRPAGDDVGDLTPPADRDLRDRLSFERLLTDLSATFVNVAADLVDAQIEQALERLVDFLGVERSSFAQISEEGEAILITHSFVLPGYPPLPPLIPEKDLPWYADKVRSGEVMRYDRLPDDAPAEAVQELAYVIKIGMKSNLTIPLKAGGVVLGVLSFGAFRAFRAWPDDLVQRLRTVGEIFASALARKRADHRLHAREEALRRTQAELRLLAGRLLQAQEDERRRIAREMHDDWTQRLAVLAIDAARLEARLDPASDALGQLQQMRAGLVSLSEDVHALSRQLHPSILDDLGLVDALRSECAGVERREGLAVAFRADEVLASLPKDVALCIYRVAQEALRNVVKHAATDEASVSLVRVGRELVLTVRDRGVGFDATEAGSREGLGLSSMEERVRLVRGAFAVASRPGEGATITARVRGDADGGGA; encoded by the coding sequence ATGCGACCGATTTCCCCGACCCTCTCCGACGAGCCCCGACCCGCCGGCGACGACGTCGGCGACCTCACGCCGCCCGCCGACCGCGACCTGCGGGACCGCCTGAGTTTCGAGCGGCTGCTGACGGACCTGTCGGCGACGTTCGTCAACGTGGCGGCCGACCTGGTCGACGCCCAGATCGAGCAGGCGTTGGAGCGGCTCGTCGACTTCCTGGGCGTCGAGCGGAGCAGCTTCGCCCAGATCTCCGAGGAGGGCGAGGCGATCCTGATCACGCACTCGTTCGTCCTCCCCGGCTATCCGCCGCTGCCGCCGTTGATCCCCGAGAAGGACCTCCCCTGGTACGCCGATAAGGTCCGGAGCGGCGAGGTGATGCGTTACGACCGGCTGCCCGACGACGCCCCCGCCGAGGCCGTCCAGGAGCTGGCGTACGTCATCAAGATCGGGATGAAGTCGAACCTGACGATCCCGCTGAAGGCCGGGGGCGTCGTCCTGGGCGTCCTCAGCTTCGGGGCCTTCCGCGCGTTCCGGGCGTGGCCCGACGACCTCGTCCAGCGCCTCCGGACCGTCGGCGAGATCTTCGCGAGCGCCCTGGCCCGCAAGCGGGCGGACCATCGGCTGCACGCGCGCGAAGAGGCGTTGCGACGGACTCAGGCCGAGCTGCGGCTCCTGGCCGGCCGGCTCCTCCAGGCGCAGGAGGACGAGCGGCGGCGGATCGCCCGCGAGATGCACGACGACTGGACCCAGCGGCTGGCGGTCCTGGCGATCGACGCCGCCCGGCTCGAAGCCCGGCTCGACCCGGCGTCGGACGCCCTCGGCCAGCTCCAGCAGATGCGGGCGGGGCTGGTGAGCCTCTCGGAGGACGTCCACGCCCTCTCCCGCCAGCTCCACCCCTCGATCCTCGACGACCTCGGCCTCGTCGACGCCCTCCGATCGGAGTGCGCCGGCGTCGAGCGCCGGGAGGGGCTCGCGGTCGCCTTCCGCGCCGACGAGGTCCTCGCGTCGCTGCCCAAGGACGTGGCACTCTGCATCTACCGGGTCGCGCAGGAGGCCCTGCGGAACGTCGTCAAGCACGCCGCGACCGACGAGGCCTCCGTCTCGCTCGTCCGCGTGGGCCGGGAGCTGGTCCTGACCGTCCGGGATCGGGGCGTCGGCTTCGACGCGACGGAGGCGGGCTCGCGCGAGGGGCTCGGGCTCTCCAGCATGGAGGAGCGGGTCCGGCTGGTCCGGGGCGCGTTCGCCGTCGCCTCCAGGCCCGGCGAGGGCGCGACGATCACGGCCCGCGTCCGCGGCGACGCCGACGGGGGCGGGGCATGA
- a CDS encoding response regulator, which translates to MTRPTVLLADDHRILAEGVRGLLEPEFDLVAIVADGRALVEAAAELRPDAIVADISMPLLNGIDAIVQIRRAGVASRVVFLTMQRDVSYARRAMEAGASGYVLKHSAHDELIKALREALAGRTYVTPMIAGELLRSYREEGPRPADDPQRLTPRQREVLQLSAEGRSAKEVASLLSISTRTAEFHRARVMKAIGVRTTAELVQYAIRNGILAL; encoded by the coding sequence ATGACCAGGCCGACCGTCCTGCTCGCCGACGACCACCGGATCCTGGCCGAGGGCGTGCGCGGCCTGCTGGAGCCCGAATTCGACCTCGTGGCGATCGTCGCCGATGGCCGGGCGCTGGTCGAGGCCGCGGCCGAACTCCGGCCCGACGCGATCGTCGCCGATATCAGCATGCCCCTGCTCAACGGCATCGACGCCATCGTGCAGATCCGCCGCGCGGGGGTCGCCTCGAGGGTCGTCTTCCTGACCATGCAGCGCGACGTCTCGTACGCGCGGCGGGCGATGGAGGCCGGGGCCTCGGGCTACGTGCTGAAGCATTCGGCCCACGACGAGCTGATCAAGGCCCTCCGCGAGGCGCTCGCGGGCCGGACCTACGTGACGCCGATGATCGCCGGCGAGCTGCTCCGCTCGTACCGCGAAGAGGGCCCGCGACCCGCGGACGATCCGCAACGGCTGACCCCTCGCCAGCGTGAGGTCCTGCAGCTCTCCGCCGAGGGCCGGTCGGCCAAGGAGGTCGCGAGCCTGCTGTCCATCTCGACCCGGACCGCGGAGTTCCACAGGGCCCGCGTCATGAAGGCGATCGGCGTCCGGACGACCGCGGAACTCGTCCAGTACGCGATCCGGAACGGCATCCTCGCCCTCTGA
- a CDS encoding response regulator, whose amino-acid sequence MLLADSHLPMLQGVRSLLEALFAAVVMVADEGSLLETIERLDPDVVVVDLSMPVHEGADVACQLMARFPGLRLIALSIHDEPAVAARMLDAGVAGFVLKRTAAVDLIPAVEAVLEGRSFVSPTVAGRA is encoded by the coding sequence GTGCTCCTCGCGGACAGCCACCTGCCCATGTTGCAGGGCGTCCGCAGCCTTCTGGAGGCCCTCTTCGCGGCTGTGGTGATGGTCGCCGACGAGGGCTCCCTGCTGGAGACGATCGAGCGGCTCGACCCCGACGTCGTCGTCGTCGACCTCTCCATGCCGGTGCACGAGGGGGCCGACGTCGCATGTCAACTGATGGCCCGCTTCCCCGGCCTCCGGCTGATCGCCCTCAGCATCCACGACGAGCCCGCCGTCGCCGCCCGGATGCTCGACGCGGGCGTGGCGGGGTTCGTGCTGAAGCGCACCGCGGCCGTCGACCTGATCCCGGCGGTCGAGGCCGTCCTCGAGGGCCGCTCGTTCGTCTCGCCGACGGTCGCCGGCCGCGCGTGA
- a CDS encoding SgcJ/EcaC family oxidoreductase: protein MRPVPLWFGVAAFAMGQGVTAQEPAKAVQAAPAAVRTPAVAARAAAPATAQAADAKAIAALAEAYAKAFNAGDAEAAAATYAEDALVVDEDGDRTEGRAAIRDRLAAGFADAPGTTIAIATEALRFLGPDAALEEGRTTLTPAGAGESPETTNFTVVYVRRDGRWLQSAVRDEATHDLTPHDRLKELEWLTGDWVNESQDAVVATSCKWADDGNFLVREFTMKMQGRPVLSGTQRIGWDPIRRQFKTWVFDSAGGFGEGYWTRDGDRWVIKAEGVRQDGRHASVTNIITRLGKDRASWQSVDRTLGDAAVPGVDEFTIVRKPPEAGK from the coding sequence ATGAGACCGGTCCCCCTCTGGTTCGGCGTGGCGGCATTCGCGATGGGGCAGGGCGTCACGGCCCAGGAGCCCGCCAAGGCCGTGCAGGCCGCCCCGGCCGCCGTCCGGACCCCGGCCGTCGCGGCGCGGGCGGCCGCCCCGGCGACGGCCCAGGCGGCCGACGCCAAGGCCATCGCCGCCCTGGCCGAAGCGTACGCCAAGGCCTTCAACGCGGGCGACGCCGAGGCCGCGGCCGCGACCTATGCCGAGGACGCCCTGGTCGTCGACGAGGACGGCGACCGCACCGAGGGCCGGGCCGCGATCCGCGACCGACTCGCCGCGGGCTTCGCCGACGCCCCCGGCACGACGATCGCCATCGCCACCGAGGCGCTGCGGTTCCTCGGCCCCGACGCGGCCCTCGAAGAAGGCCGGACGACGCTCACGCCCGCCGGGGCCGGCGAGTCGCCCGAGACCACGAACTTCACTGTCGTCTACGTCAGGCGCGACGGCCGATGGCTGCAGTCCGCCGTGCGCGACGAGGCCACGCACGACCTCACGCCCCACGACCGCCTGAAGGAGCTGGAGTGGCTGACCGGCGACTGGGTCAACGAGAGCCAGGACGCGGTCGTCGCCACCTCCTGCAAATGGGCCGACGACGGCAACTTCCTGGTCCGCGAATTCACCATGAAGATGCAGGGCCGGCCGGTCCTCTCGGGCACCCAGCGCATCGGCTGGGACCCGATCCGGCGCCAGTTCAAGACCTGGGTCTTCGACTCCGCGGGCGGCTTCGGCGAGGGCTACTGGACCCGTGACGGCGACCGGTGGGTGATCAAGGCCGAGGGCGTGCGGCAAGACGGCCGGCACGCGTCGGTCACCAACATCATCACGCGGCTCGGCAAGGATCGCGCGAGCTGGCAGTCGGTCGACCGGACCCTCGGCGACGCCGCGGTCCCGGGCGTCGACGAGTTCACCATCGTGCGCAAGCCCCCCGAGGCCGGCAAGTGA
- a CDS encoding tetratricopeptide repeat protein yields the protein MNRTLWKTALGVGLTLAAISGEVLAGRGGGRGGGQRGGGGGYGGGGGGYGGGQRGGGGGGSMGHSPSFSSPPSGGSRSQSGYQGGASNRNQSSNPNAGAAAGAGYANRNQSGNAGAAAAGAGYSNRNQPSNAGAAAAGAGYSNRNQSTLPNNGAAAAGAGYSNRNQPSTAGAAAAGAGYANRNQSTLPNGGAAAAGAGYANRNQSTLPNNGAAVAGAGYANRNQSTLPNNGAALAGAGYANRNQSVLPNNGAGAMGAVAGAGYANNHNGYSNMGAGYWNGNYSGAGYGMAATGVGAWGAGSPMYGWGYSSYANPYAGGYAGGSGVAVNNAAAPVQGEAPAQAVNYTQPISTTSPPPDPSVADQAAAAVDQAREAFKAGAFDQAQQSVQQALGQTPDDANLHQFLALILFAQGQYDQAAAPLYAVLSMGPGWDWTTLSGMYPDVETYTGQLRKLETFVKANADSPTGHFVLAYHYLCEGHDANAVAELKKVVALQPGDTLSAQLVARSEPPASAAPAPAPAPAPSVADGKLAGSWTAVPAKDASVALAIQDDGRFTWATSAAGKPPTTIAGTSNLADGVLTLADQAGQNGALAGKLTWQDADHFNFRIAGAPPTDPGLNFSR from the coding sequence ATGAATCGCACCCTCTGGAAAACGGCCCTCGGAGTCGGCCTGACGCTCGCGGCGATCTCGGGCGAAGTCCTCGCAGGTCGAGGCGGCGGTCGCGGCGGCGGCCAGCGCGGCGGCGGCGGCGGGTATGGCGGAGGCGGCGGCGGATACGGCGGCGGCCAGCGCGGTGGAGGAGGCGGCGGCTCCATGGGCCACTCGCCGTCGTTCAGCTCGCCCCCTTCGGGCGGGTCGCGATCCCAATCCGGCTATCAGGGCGGGGCCTCGAATCGCAACCAGTCCAGCAACCCGAACGCCGGCGCCGCCGCGGGCGCGGGCTACGCGAATCGCAACCAGTCCGGCAATGCGGGAGCCGCCGCGGCGGGCGCGGGCTACTCCAACCGCAACCAGCCGAGCAATGCGGGGGCGGCCGCCGCGGGCGCGGGATACTCCAACCGCAACCAGTCCACCCTGCCCAACAACGGCGCCGCGGCCGCGGGCGCCGGCTATTCGAACCGGAATCAGCCGAGCACCGCAGGAGCGGCCGCCGCTGGCGCGGGCTACGCGAATCGCAACCAGTCGACGCTCCCGAACGGCGGTGCCGCGGCGGCGGGCGCGGGCTACGCCAACCGCAACCAGTCGACCCTGCCCAACAACGGGGCCGCCGTCGCGGGCGCGGGCTACGCCAACCGCAACCAGTCGACCCTGCCCAACAACGGGGCCGCCCTTGCGGGCGCGGGGTACGCCAATCGCAACCAGTCGGTCCTCCCCAACAATGGGGCGGGAGCCATGGGTGCCGTGGCGGGTGCGGGTTACGCCAACAACCATAACGGCTACTCGAACATGGGCGCCGGCTACTGGAACGGCAACTACTCGGGCGCGGGCTACGGCATGGCCGCGACGGGCGTCGGCGCCTGGGGCGCGGGGTCGCCGATGTATGGCTGGGGCTATTCGAGCTATGCCAACCCCTACGCCGGCGGATATGCCGGCGGGTCCGGCGTGGCGGTGAACAACGCCGCGGCCCCCGTCCAGGGCGAGGCGCCCGCCCAGGCGGTCAACTACACGCAGCCGATCAGCACCACGTCCCCGCCTCCCGATCCGAGCGTCGCCGACCAGGCGGCCGCGGCCGTCGACCAGGCCCGCGAGGCGTTCAAGGCGGGCGCCTTCGACCAGGCCCAGCAATCCGTCCAGCAGGCGCTCGGGCAGACGCCCGACGACGCGAACCTGCACCAGTTCCTGGCCCTCATCCTCTTCGCGCAGGGGCAGTACGATCAGGCCGCCGCGCCGCTCTACGCGGTCCTGTCGATGGGCCCCGGCTGGGACTGGACGACCCTGAGCGGGATGTACCCCGACGTCGAGACCTACACGGGCCAGCTCCGCAAGCTGGAAACCTTCGTCAAGGCGAACGCCGACTCCCCCACCGGCCACTTCGTGCTGGCTTACCATTACCTCTGCGAGGGCCACGACGCGAACGCCGTCGCCGAGCTGAAGAAGGTCGTCGCCCTCCAGCCGGGCGACACGCTATCGGCCCAGCTCGTCGCCCGCTCCGAGCCCCCCGCGTCGGCCGCCCCGGCGCCCGCCCCCGCCCCCGCCCCGTCGGTCGCCGACGGCAAGCTGGCCGGCAGTTGGACCGCGGTTCCGGCCAAGGACGCGAGCGTCGCCCTGGCGATCCAGGACGACGGCCGCTTCACCTGGGCGACCTCGGCCGCGGGCAAGCCCCCGACGACGATCGCCGGGACGTCCAACCTCGCGGACGGCGTCTTGACCCTCGCCGACCAGGCGGGGCAGAACGGCGCCCTGGCCGGCAAGCTCACCTGGCAGGACGCCGATCACTTCAACTTCCGGATCGCCGGCGCCCCCCCGACCGACCCGGGCCTCAATTTCTCGCGGTGA